A genomic segment from Xyrauchen texanus isolate HMW12.3.18 chromosome 21, RBS_HiC_50CHRs, whole genome shotgun sequence encodes:
- the cers3b gene encoding ceramide synthase 2 isoform X2, with the protein MLSEWFWWDRLWLPRPLTWADLKDGEGRVYARVSHLYITIPVAVLLLGLRVIYERLIAVPLADALGVKDKVRLSASHNPVLEKYYNLNSKHPTQTDIKGVCKRLGWSERQVECWFRKRRNQDRPGVLKKFKEASWRCAFYLCSTVGGVLALHDKPWLYDLREVWAGFPKQSLLDSQYWYYIIELSFYGSLLFSVAADVKRKDFKEQLVHHWATLTLLSFSWCANYIRIGTLVMLVHDTSDVLLESAKMFNYAGWETTCNSIFVVFALVFIVTRLIIFPFC; encoded by the exons ATGCTCAGTGAGTGGTTTTGGTGGGATCGGCTGTGGTTGCCGAGGCCATTGACATGGGCGGACCTAAAGGATGGTGAGGGGCGTGTCTACGCCCGGGTTTCCCACCTGTATATCACTATACCTGTAGCAGTACTGCTGCTAGGCTTAAGAGTAATTTATGAaag GCTGATTGCTGTGCCACTTGCTGATGCCCTTGGGGTTAAAGATAAAGTTCGCTTAAGTGCGTCACACAACCCAGTGCTGGAAAAATACTACAACTTAAACTCTAAACATCCAACACAG ACAGATATAAAAGGTGTGTGTAAGAGGTTGGGCTGGTCAGAAAGGCAGGTGGAATGCTGGTTCCGCAAAAGGAGGAACCAGGACAGACCCGGAGTTCTGAAGAAATTTAAAGAAGCAAG TTGGCGGTGTGCCTTTTACCTCTGTTCtactgttggaggggtgctggcaCTACATGAT AAACCGTGGCTTTATGACCTACGGGAAGTTTGGGCAGGATTTCCCAAACAA TCACTGCTGGACTCTCAGTACTGGTATTACATCATTGAGTTGAGTTTTTATGGCTCTTTACTGTTCAGTGTGGCTGCAGACGTAAAACGGAAG GACTTTAAGGAGCAGCTGGTGCACCATTGGGCCACTCTAACCCTGCTGTCCTTCTCCTGGTGTGCCAACTACATCCGCATTGGCACACTAGTCATGCTAGTTCACGACACATCAGATGTCTTACTCGAG TCTGCTAAGATGTTTAATTATGCTGGCTGGGAGACTACCTGCAACAGCATCTTTGTGGTTTTTGCTTTGGTCTTCATAGTAACCAGACTCATCATCTTCCCTTTCTG CTGA
- the cers3b gene encoding ceramide synthase 2 isoform X1, whose product MLSEWFWWDRLWLPRPLTWADLKDGEGRVYARVSHLYITIPVAVLLLGLRVIYERLIAVPLADALGVKDKVRLSASHNPVLEKYYNLNSKHPTQTDIKGVCKRLGWSERQVECWFRKRRNQDRPGVLKKFKEASWRCAFYLCSTVGGVLALHDKPWLYDLREVWAGFPKQSLLDSQYWYYIIELSFYGSLLFSVAADVKRKDFKEQLVHHWATLTLLSFSWCANYIRIGTLVMLVHDTSDVLLESAKMFNYAGWETTCNSIFVVFALVFIVTRLIIFPFWLIHCTWVYPLDLFEPFFGYYFFNVMLVVLLFLHVFWASLILRMVKKFLFGNLKGDERSDEEEDEEVSEEEYKHGYSNGSGTGLSNGH is encoded by the exons ATGCTCAGTGAGTGGTTTTGGTGGGATCGGCTGTGGTTGCCGAGGCCATTGACATGGGCGGACCTAAAGGATGGTGAGGGGCGTGTCTACGCCCGGGTTTCCCACCTGTATATCACTATACCTGTAGCAGTACTGCTGCTAGGCTTAAGAGTAATTTATGAaag GCTGATTGCTGTGCCACTTGCTGATGCCCTTGGGGTTAAAGATAAAGTTCGCTTAAGTGCGTCACACAACCCAGTGCTGGAAAAATACTACAACTTAAACTCTAAACATCCAACACAG ACAGATATAAAAGGTGTGTGTAAGAGGTTGGGCTGGTCAGAAAGGCAGGTGGAATGCTGGTTCCGCAAAAGGAGGAACCAGGACAGACCCGGAGTTCTGAAGAAATTTAAAGAAGCAAG TTGGCGGTGTGCCTTTTACCTCTGTTCtactgttggaggggtgctggcaCTACATGAT AAACCGTGGCTTTATGACCTACGGGAAGTTTGGGCAGGATTTCCCAAACAA TCACTGCTGGACTCTCAGTACTGGTATTACATCATTGAGTTGAGTTTTTATGGCTCTTTACTGTTCAGTGTGGCTGCAGACGTAAAACGGAAG GACTTTAAGGAGCAGCTGGTGCACCATTGGGCCACTCTAACCCTGCTGTCCTTCTCCTGGTGTGCCAACTACATCCGCATTGGCACACTAGTCATGCTAGTTCACGACACATCAGATGTCTTACTCGAG TCTGCTAAGATGTTTAATTATGCTGGCTGGGAGACTACCTGCAACAGCATCTTTGTGGTTTTTGCTTTGGTCTTCATAGTAACCAGACTCATCATCTTCCCTTTCTG GCTGATCCACTGTACATGGGTGTATCCTCTGGACCTGTTTGAACCCTTTTTCGGCTATTATTTCTTTAACGTCATGCTGGTGGTGCTTCTGTTTTTGCACGTCTTTTGGGCTTCCCTTATCCTTCGCATGGTCAAAAAGTTCCTTTTCGGCAAC CTGAAGGGCGATGAGAGAAGTGATGAAGAAGAGGATGAGGAGGTTTCCGAGGAAGAGTATAAACATGGTTATTCTAATGGATCTGGGACAGGACTGTCTAACGGTCACTGA